In a single window of the Streptomyces cinnabarinus genome:
- a CDS encoding carboxyl transferase domain-containing protein, with protein MADRLHARDVVALVADDSSFAELPHTERDSAPDGPLGWRGYDGSRLRASERTGEEESVVCGTALVGGTRAVLVAFEFGYLGGSLGERTGDRLEAAYAHARAYRLPVVPLVATGGSRMQEGMLALTQLQRVARQSVLTREAGLAQIAVVRDPTTGGGWATLGAGADVVLALPGAQVGFAGSRVRPADADPAAYTAEAQVAAGAADALVPPQELRTALGRWLRLLTATSEAPAPVPAALGAPGLPATGWDAVRRARSPERPHAASYLDAYFTDRVAISGDRVGGTDPDGMLCGFGTHEGRTVAYAAQTGTATRPAGYRTAARLIRLADRLGIPVLTLVDTPGAANDAEAERQAAGGAIADLFTAVAAARTPVTTLVIGEGGSGGALALAAPGNTWATPDSYFSVIAPELAAAILKRPATEVEPTADQLRIRPQDLVELGVVRGIASA; from the coding sequence GTGGCTGACCGGCTGCACGCGCGGGACGTCGTCGCGCTGGTCGCCGACGACTCGTCGTTCGCCGAACTCCCGCACACGGAACGGGACTCCGCGCCCGACGGACCGCTCGGCTGGCGGGGCTACGACGGCTCCCGGCTGCGCGCCTCGGAGCGCACCGGCGAGGAGGAGTCCGTGGTCTGCGGCACCGCCCTCGTCGGCGGGACCCGGGCGGTGCTCGTCGCGTTCGAGTTCGGCTACCTCGGCGGCTCGCTCGGCGAACGCACCGGCGACCGCCTTGAGGCGGCCTACGCCCACGCCCGCGCCTACCGGCTGCCGGTCGTGCCGCTGGTCGCCACCGGCGGCAGCCGGATGCAGGAGGGCATGCTGGCGCTGACCCAACTCCAGCGCGTGGCCCGGCAGTCGGTGCTGACCCGGGAGGCGGGTCTGGCGCAGATCGCGGTGGTGCGGGACCCGACGACCGGCGGCGGCTGGGCCACGCTGGGCGCGGGCGCCGATGTGGTGCTGGCGCTGCCCGGAGCGCAGGTCGGTTTCGCCGGGTCCCGGGTCCGGCCCGCGGACGCGGACCCGGCGGCCTACACGGCCGAGGCACAGGTGGCGGCGGGGGCGGCCGACGCGCTCGTCCCGCCTCAGGAGCTGCGGACGGCCCTGGGCCGCTGGCTGCGCCTGCTGACGGCGACCAGCGAGGCCCCGGCACCGGTACCGGCGGCCCTCGGCGCCCCCGGACTCCCGGCGACGGGCTGGGACGCGGTACGGCGCGCCCGCTCGCCGGAACGCCCGCACGCCGCAAGCTACTTGGACGCCTACTTCACCGATCGCGTCGCCATCAGCGGCGACCGGGTGGGCGGCACCGACCCGGACGGCATGCTGTGCGGCTTCGGCACCCACGAGGGCCGTACGGTCGCCTACGCCGCGCAGACCGGGACGGCGACCCGGCCCGCCGGTTACCGCACGGCCGCCCGGCTGATCCGGCTAGCGGACCGGCTGGGCATCCCGGTGCTGACCCTGGTGGACACCCCGGGCGCCGCCAATGACGCGGAGGCGGAGCGGCAGGCCGCGGGAGGGGCCATCGCGGACCTGTTCACGGCGGTGGCCGCGGCCCGCACCCCGGTCACCACGCTGGTCATCGGCGAGGGCGGCTCCGGCGGCGCCCTCGCGCTCGCCGCGCCGGGCAACACCTGGGCCACACCGGACAGTTACTTCTCGGTGATCGCGCCGGAGCTGGCGGCGGCCATCCTGAAGCGCCCGGCCACGGAGGTGGAGCCGACGGCGGACCAACTCCGCATCCGGCCGCAGGATTTGGTGGAGCTGGGGGTGGTCCGGGGCATCGCGTCGGCCTGA
- a CDS encoding CU044_2847 family protein, whose translation MDGLMEFKTADGAVVVVEGVEDESGARLVSREDGPVRAARTFEGALEGVRAAAESALRVFKDGSLRPDSVELEFGVKLTAESGAVIAKGAVEGHLVVKLSWSPGQSGGPAPEAAARS comes from the coding sequence ATGGACGGGCTGATGGAGTTCAAGACCGCTGACGGCGCCGTCGTGGTCGTGGAGGGGGTCGAGGACGAGTCGGGGGCCCGGCTTGTCTCCCGGGAGGACGGCCCGGTGCGGGCGGCCCGGACCTTCGAGGGCGCCCTGGAAGGCGTGCGGGCGGCGGCCGAGTCGGCGCTCAGGGTCTTCAAGGACGGCTCGCTGCGACCCGACTCGGTGGAGCTGGAGTTCGGGGTGAAGCTCACCGCGGAGTCCGGCGCGGTCATCGCCAAGGGTGCCGTGGAGGGGCATCTGGTGGTCAAGCTGAGCTGGTCGCCGGGGCAGTCCGGCGGCCCGGCTCCGGAGGCCGCCGCGCGGTCATGA